The Anas acuta chromosome 18, bAnaAcu1.1, whole genome shotgun sequence genome has a segment encoding these proteins:
- the LOC137841863 gene encoding uncharacterized protein isoform X1 produces MSLPTKRCGRPPVLSFLEKKKRKQSLDRRRGKTRIYVGSHIDRWLTLKEKLDFRNDAEVAGFLLDLYDSYDPLLKAPICSLPGGVRRKCVRDEKVLSDSTSLIAADGTYDNDDQLSKESACSEPGDLRIITVKDEREMPHDCLSTEMDDTAVLNEATTPSVDC; encoded by the exons ATGTCGCTGCCAACCAAGAGATGCGGAAGGCCCCCGGTGTTGTcgtttttggaaaagaaaaagagaaagcagagcctggataggaggagggggaagacgAGGATCTATGTGGGAAGCCACATCGACCGCTGGCTGACGCTCAAGGAGAAGCTGGACTTCAGGAACGATGCTGAAGTGGCGGGGTTTTTGTTGGACTT GTATGACAGTTACGACCCGTTGTTAAAAGCTCCGATCTGTTCCCTCCCAGGTGGTGTGAGGAGAAAGTGTGTGAGAGACGAAAAAGTGTTGTCAGACAGCACTTCCTTGATAGCAGCTGATGGAAC GTATGACAATGATGACCAGCTGTCTAAAGAATCTGCTTGTTCTGAACCTGGAGATTTAAGAATCATCACTGTGAAAGACGAGAGAGAGATGCCACATGATTGCTTGTCAACAGAGATGGATGACAC TGCTGTGCTCAACGAGGCAACCACACCGTCAGTCGACTGCTGA
- the LOC137841863 gene encoding zinc finger protein 692-like isoform X2, with amino-acid sequence MSLPTKRCGRPPVLSFLEKKKRKQSLDRRRGKTRIYVGSHIDRWLTLKEKLDFRNDAEVAGFLLDLYDSYDPLLKAPICSLPGGVRRKCVRDEKVLSDSTSLIAADGTYDNDDQLSKESACSEPGDLRIITVKDEREMPHDCLSTEMDDTVISH; translated from the exons ATGTCGCTGCCAACCAAGAGATGCGGAAGGCCCCCGGTGTTGTcgtttttggaaaagaaaaagagaaagcagagcctggataggaggagggggaagacgAGGATCTATGTGGGAAGCCACATCGACCGCTGGCTGACGCTCAAGGAGAAGCTGGACTTCAGGAACGATGCTGAAGTGGCGGGGTTTTTGTTGGACTT GTATGACAGTTACGACCCGTTGTTAAAAGCTCCGATCTGTTCCCTCCCAGGTGGTGTGAGGAGAAAGTGTGTGAGAGACGAAAAAGTGTTGTCAGACAGCACTTCCTTGATAGCAGCTGATGGAAC GTATGACAATGATGACCAGCTGTCTAAAGAATCTGCTTGTTCTGAACCTGGAGATTTAAGAATCATCACTGTGAAAGACGAGAGAGAGATGCCACATGATTGCTTGTCAACAGAGATGGATGACAC TGTCATCAGTCACTAA